In the genome of Candidatus Omnitrophota bacterium, one region contains:
- a CDS encoding undecaprenyl/decaprenyl-phosphate alpha-N-acetylglucosaminyl 1-phosphate transferase, with amino-acid sequence MAYFFVVAISFIIVFLITPTIRYIALKFYAIDKTNHRKIHKKIVTKLGGLAIYLGVLGGLSVISLFDFSFFRVNFSLFFSLLIGITLILMLGIYDDFQGSSARLKFIIQIIISFMIIKSGFLLENVTIGKFININLGMFSIPITLLWLVGITNAINLLDGLDGLASGVVGVTSLFIFIFSLILQDVFVSCVALALFGAILAFLRYNFYPAKIFMGDTGSLFLGLSVGCLGVYKPMGSVQNHYFVPVVLLLFLPILDTVLAIMRRVLRRQNIFTGDSSHIHHYFMKLGFSQPETVIRFYIITFILGLFSLFIIIA; translated from the coding sequence ATGGCATATTTCTTTGTAGTGGCAATATCCTTTATAATCGTTTTTCTAATTACCCCTACTATCCGCTATATTGCTTTAAAATTTTACGCCATTGATAAAACAAACCATCGTAAAATCCATAAGAAGATCGTAACCAAGCTTGGGGGGTTGGCGATTTACTTAGGGGTTTTGGGAGGGTTATCGGTAATTTCCCTTTTTGATTTTTCTTTCTTTAGAGTAAATTTTTCTTTGTTTTTTAGTCTGTTAATCGGGATAACTCTTATTTTAATGTTAGGCATATACGATGATTTTCAAGGCAGTAGCGCGCGATTAAAATTTATAATTCAAATAATAATTTCCTTTATGATTATTAAGTCAGGGTTTCTTTTAGAAAATGTTACTATCGGCAAATTTATCAATATTAACCTCGGAATGTTTAGTATCCCGATAACTTTGTTATGGCTTGTTGGCATAACAAACGCTATTAATCTTTTGGATGGTTTAGACGGGCTTGCCTCTGGGGTTGTTGGCGTAACATCATTATTTATTTTTATCTTTAGTTTAATCTTGCAAGATGTGTTTGTTTCTTGCGTGGCATTGGCATTGTTTGGGGCAATACTTGCGTTTTTAAGGTATAATTTCTACCCGGCAAAAATATTCATGGGGGATACGGGCAGCCTATTCTTAGGTTTATCTGTAGGATGTTTGGGAGTATATAAACCTATGGGCAGCGTTCAAAATCATTATTTTGTCCCTGTGGTGCTGCTGCTTTTTTTGCCGATATTGGATACGGTACTGGCGATAATGAGGAGGGTTTTGAGGCGGCAAAATATTTTTACCGGAGATTCTTCCCATATCCATCATTATTTTATGAAATTAGGTTTTAGCCAGCCGGAAACAGTGATAAGGTTTTATATAATAACTTTTATCCTGGGGCTTTTTTCACTATTTATTATAATAGCCTAA
- a CDS encoding glycosyltransferase family 2 protein, which yields MYDIICSIVVYKTEGAQLKKAVQSFLNSSLNLKLYIIDNSPSDKLRDILVDFNAEYIFNNKNLGFGAAHNIAIRNSAGLSKYHLVLNPDISFESGVLEAIFNFMEKNINVGLLMPKVCYPDGSIQYLCKLLPNPLDLFLRRSNIAIVNRLFRKSLENYELRFTGYRMIMDVPCLSGCFMFLRREILAKVGIFDQRFFMYLEDVDFSRRIHKHYRTVFYPQVSVIHHYSRGSYSNYYLFWCHIVSAVKYFFKWGWFFDQERKLVNRRAMDKLS from the coding sequence ATGTATGATATTATTTGCTCTATTGTTGTTTACAAAACAGAAGGCGCGCAGCTGAAGAAAGCGGTACAAAGTTTTTTAAATTCTTCACTGAATCTAAAATTGTATATTATTGACAATTCTCCGTCTGACAAGTTAAGAGATATATTAGTTGATTTTAACGCCGAGTATATTTTTAACAATAAGAATTTAGGTTTTGGTGCTGCTCATAATATAGCGATACGCAATTCAGCGGGGCTGTCAAAATATCACTTAGTATTAAACCCCGACATTTCCTTTGAGAGTGGGGTATTGGAAGCAATCTTTAATTTCATGGAGAAGAATATAAACGTTGGGCTTCTGATGCCAAAAGTTTGTTATCCTGATGGATCAATTCAGTATCTTTGTAAGTTATTGCCGAATCCGCTTGATTTATTTCTCAGAAGGAGCAATATAGCTATAGTAAACAGATTATTTAGGAAAAGTCTTGAGAATTACGAATTAAGATTTACTGGATATAGAATGATTATGGATGTGCCGTGTCTATCAGGCTGTTTTATGTTTTTGCGCAGGGAGATTCTTGCGAAAGTCGGGATCTTTGACCAGAGGTTTTTCATGTACTTAGAAGATGTTGATTTCTCAAGAAGAATCCATAAACATTATCGGACAGTTTTTTATCCGCAGGTTTCTGTAATTCACCATTACTCCAGAGGTTCTTATAGTAATTACTATTTATTTTGGTGTCATATTGTTTCTGCTGTCAAATATTTCTTTAAGTGGGGGTGGTTTTTTGACCAGGAAAGAAAGCTGGTAAATCGCAGGGCGATGGATAAGTTATCTTAA
- a CDS encoding Coenzyme F420 hydrogenase/dehydrogenase, beta subunit C-terminal domain: MINIKSVYMDGLCTGCGTCVGMCPVNAINMVVDRDKGVYRTVVDSKKCVGCGVCYKVCPGHSVDFEELNKVLFDRQAQSSVLGSYLSCFSGYSTDNNLRYDSSSGGLVTQLLISALERGIIDGALITVMDDGNPLRPHSFIARTQEEIISSVGAKYCPVPVNIMLKEILNTQEGQKFAIVGMPCQIQGIRKAELVNKYLKKKIVLHLGLFCTHGISFLGTLAALKERGIKEDQVQSIKYRFGDFPPGKTLIRSNNEDRIINHLEFWNALLSIGIDAIPARCRMCIDQTSELADISIGSGWFAYKINNQINYSVGVIRNTVGKAFIQEIKSANKIDIFPVDPGALALFEKTQRGDKKNKYQYLLFFLKLFAKKYPVYRSKLLKSEIKMNLKLWLKALNFYLMGCVNIKEKE, from the coding sequence ATGATAAATATTAAGAGTGTATATATGGATGGGTTATGTACTGGCTGCGGAACATGCGTGGGAATGTGTCCAGTAAACGCTATCAATATGGTGGTTGATCGCGATAAAGGAGTATATCGTACGGTGGTTGATAGTAAAAAATGCGTTGGTTGTGGGGTTTGTTATAAAGTCTGCCCGGGGCATTCTGTAGATTTTGAAGAGTTAAATAAGGTTTTATTTGACCGGCAGGCACAGAGCAGCGTTTTGGGTAGTTATCTTAGTTGTTTCAGTGGTTATTCTACAGATAATAATCTTCGTTATGATTCGTCATCGGGCGGTCTGGTTACGCAGTTATTAATTTCTGCGCTTGAAAGAGGAATTATTGATGGGGCATTGATTACGGTGATGGATGATGGTAACCCATTGCGGCCACACTCATTTATCGCCAGAACTCAAGAAGAAATTATTTCATCCGTCGGCGCAAAATATTGCCCTGTCCCTGTTAACATAATGTTGAAAGAAATCCTGAATACTCAAGAAGGGCAAAAGTTTGCAATTGTGGGCATGCCTTGCCAGATTCAGGGCATTAGAAAAGCCGAGCTAGTCAATAAATACCTTAAGAAAAAAATAGTTTTACACCTTGGGCTTTTTTGCACACATGGGATTAGTTTCTTAGGTACGCTTGCGGCGCTTAAGGAAAGAGGCATAAAGGAAGATCAAGTTCAATCTATAAAATACCGCTTTGGTGATTTTCCTCCGGGCAAAACATTGATCAGATCAAATAACGAAGACAGGATAATCAATCATTTAGAATTCTGGAACGCTCTTTTATCCATAGGCATCGATGCTATCCCTGCTCGTTGCCGGATGTGTATTGATCAGACATCAGAGTTAGCAGATATTTCTATCGGTAGCGGATGGTTTGCCTATAAGATAAACAACCAGATAAATTATTCAGTAGGCGTCATAAGAAACACAGTCGGTAAGGCATTTATACAGGAAATAAAATCAGCAAATAAAATTGATATTTTTCCAGTTGATCCAGGAGCGTTGGCATTATTTGAAAAGACACAGCGAGGGGATAAAAAAAATAAGTATCAATATTTGTTGTTCTTTCTTAAGCTGTTTGCTAAGAAATATCCTGTTTATCGTTCAAAATTATTAAAATCTGAAATTAAAATGAATCTTAAGTTGTGGCTTAAAGCTTTAAACTTTTATCTGATGGGATGCGTCAATATTAAGGAAAAGGAGTAG
- a CDS encoding polysaccharide pyruvyl transferase family protein, translating into MNILLIDAYSAQHIGNLALVDSALEQLKIKFPEAEFTILSFDPVSIAKYSRCRTLETLWAEQFSGYSFIEKVAWIVRESLWVFANVFNLSVLKRLGLMVKFDKYTFSKKKLAALKAYSDADIVVSISGEALQDSEWKRVPLFLFGYWLAYKLEKVVAIFPQSIGPLKKGFIRVLVGYVLNLCDLVLPRDEFSFQTVRNMKINPRKTYLVPDLAVKQPYIPLDQARRLLESQGVKLDKRPLIGMAISKWEDIKYEGYFLTMQQLCRFILDQLNGSVVFFLANRRLQKDLGDWDLTQKLYELFSSRNNVTLLSKEYTPRECKGMLGQLDLFISTRMHVAIFATMAGTPTITVNTQLKLQGYMNLIHQGNRSCDVNDFTILKAIELLKDSLAHSEEIRAALKNSRIELEKQTGMASELLRIIYDQKNKLSRDLRGKR; encoded by the coding sequence ATGAATATATTACTTATTGATGCTTATTCAGCTCAACATATCGGAAACTTGGCTTTAGTGGATAGTGCGCTCGAGCAGCTAAAGATTAAATTTCCAGAAGCCGAATTTACTATTTTATCTTTTGATCCTGTTTCGATAGCAAAATACTCAAGGTGCAGGACATTGGAGACTTTATGGGCGGAGCAATTCTCCGGTTATTCGTTCATAGAAAAGGTTGCTTGGATTGTTAGGGAGAGTTTATGGGTATTTGCCAATGTTTTTAATCTATCGGTACTAAAACGTTTAGGGCTTATGGTAAAATTTGACAAATATACTTTTTCTAAAAAGAAATTAGCTGCACTTAAAGCATATTCAGACGCAGATATCGTTGTCAGCATTAGCGGAGAAGCATTGCAGGATAGTGAATGGAAAAGGGTGCCGCTTTTTCTCTTTGGATACTGGCTGGCTTATAAATTAGAAAAAGTTGTAGCAATCTTCCCTCAAAGCATCGGGCCGCTTAAGAAAGGTTTTATTAGGGTATTGGTAGGTTATGTGTTGAATTTGTGCGATTTAGTTCTTCCCAGGGACGAATTTTCTTTTCAGACGGTTCGGAATATGAAAATTAACCCTCGAAAAACATATTTGGTTCCGGATTTGGCAGTAAAACAACCATATATTCCTTTAGATCAGGCCCGCAGGCTCTTAGAATCTCAGGGGGTTAAACTTGACAAGCGGCCGCTTATAGGCATGGCGATATCCAAATGGGAAGATATAAAGTATGAAGGATATTTCTTAACCATGCAGCAACTCTGCCGTTTTATTCTTGATCAGCTTAACGGTTCGGTTGTATTCTTTCTGGCTAATAGGAGACTGCAAAAAGACCTTGGCGATTGGGATTTAACTCAGAAGTTATATGAGTTATTTTCCAGCCGGAATAATGTAACATTGCTTTCTAAAGAATATACTCCTCGTGAATGTAAAGGGATGCTGGGGCAATTGGACTTATTTATCAGTACTAGGATGCATGTTGCGATTTTTGCTACCATGGCTGGTACGCCAACAATTACGGTGAATACACAACTTAAGCTGCAGGGGTATATGAATTTAATTCATCAGGGTAATAGGTCTTGCGATGTTAATGATTTTACAATTCTAAAGGCCATAGAGTTGCTTAAGGATAGCCTGGCGCATAGTGAAGAAATCAGGGCGGCTCTTAAAAATTCACGCATAGAGCTGGAGAAGCAAACCGGTATGGCTTCCGAGCTTCTTAGGATTATTTATGATCAAAAAAATAAGTTATCCCGCGATCTTAGAGGCAAGAGATGA
- a CDS encoding acyltransferase, which produces MNTNHLIAAQTYKRENNFGLLRLILAFMVVSFHINMLYGVNPGRLISYLVGFAVSSFFVISGLLVTWSFDKDQELIAYSIKRFFRIYPLYFIMILIQMCALLALFPGVFNMKLAIYSLKYFVYNAIFLNFLQPTIPGVFENLKYNAINGSLWTIKIEVLFYVLLPLIYYAFKKFRIKFLILIYFLSALFFIVSTMNPAWNTFVDQFPAYLRFFIVGIILYLYGYKIRFSSFYALLISVILFFTSYYAIGNVFYKAFVYPVCLGIIVYLVGFSKPVFDLKYDISYGVYIIHFPVIQIFLFFGYFTSSFYLFIPVVLTVIILMASLSYILVEKRFIELGHRLPKKLIGL; this is translated from the coding sequence TTGAATACTAATCATTTGATTGCTGCGCAAACCTACAAGAGGGAAAATAATTTCGGCTTGCTAAGGCTTATATTAGCGTTTATGGTTGTGTCTTTTCATATAAATATGCTGTACGGGGTTAACCCGGGAAGATTAATTTCTTATCTTGTGGGTTTCGCGGTGAGCTCTTTTTTCGTCATCAGCGGCTTGTTGGTTACTTGGAGTTTTGATAAAGATCAAGAGTTGATTGCATATTCAATAAAGCGATTTTTTAGGATTTATCCTTTGTATTTTATAATGATACTGATTCAAATGTGCGCGCTTTTAGCCTTATTTCCGGGTGTTTTTAACATGAAGCTGGCAATATATAGTTTGAAATATTTTGTTTACAATGCCATATTCCTGAATTTTTTGCAGCCGACTATCCCCGGAGTCTTTGAAAATTTGAAATACAATGCTATTAATGGCAGCCTTTGGACTATCAAAATCGAAGTTTTGTTTTATGTCCTGTTGCCGTTAATCTACTATGCATTTAAGAAATTTAGGATTAAATTTCTAATCCTGATTTATTTCTTATCCGCTTTATTCTTTATTGTTTCTACTATGAACCCTGCTTGGAATACTTTTGTTGATCAATTTCCAGCCTATTTAAGATTCTTTATCGTAGGTATTATTCTTTACTTGTATGGATATAAAATAAGGTTTTCTTCTTTTTATGCGCTTTTGATCTCAGTTATTCTTTTTTTCACCAGTTATTATGCTATCGGTAATGTCTTTTATAAGGCTTTTGTTTATCCTGTATGTTTAGGGATTATTGTATATCTAGTCGGGTTTTCTAAGCCAGTATTTGATTTAAAATATGACATTTCTTACGGGGTTTATATTATCCATTTTCCGGTAATTCAAATTTTCTTATTTTTTGGTTATTTTACCAGTAGTTTTTATTTGTTTATTCCTGTTGTGTTGACAGTAATTATTCTGATGGCTTCTTTAAGTTATATATTAGTAGAGAAAAGATTTATAGAATTAGGGCATCGTTTGCCAAAGAAACTGATAGGTTTATAG
- a CDS encoding glycosyltransferase yields the protein MSDAKPKQRIVVSAVNLTEGGPLSILTECLSYLSSDLASSYEVIVLVNNQRIFNYPNIRFYSFPLSKKSWFIRLYYEYIYFWVLSKKIRPHLWLSLHDTTPNVQADIRAVYCHNPSPFPPLTLKDIFLGGYKFILFKLFYRYLYAINIKKNDFVILQQDSLRDKFIQLTGAKKIIVAYPNIRSIEKPDPVLIKGNVFLYPSFPRVFKNFEVICRAAAELLKQKVEDFQVIFTISGSENRYARHIFNSFKHVRNIKFIGLQTRKKVFDLYNSATCLIFPSLLETWGLPITEAKLFSKPILLADLEYAHETVGAYDKVKFFSPEDYLQLAGLMKAVIDKTIVFDKTQERKILSLFSRGWKELFHILLSSNQIT from the coding sequence ATGAGTGATGCAAAGCCAAAACAAAGAATAGTTGTTTCCGCAGTTAATTTAACTGAAGGCGGGCCGTTATCAATTCTAACAGAATGCTTGAGTTATCTCTCTAGTGATTTAGCTAGTAGCTATGAGGTTATAGTTTTAGTTAATAACCAGCGCATTTTCAATTACCCTAACATAAGGTTTTATTCATTTCCCCTCTCAAAGAAATCATGGTTTATACGTTTGTACTATGAATATATATATTTTTGGGTGCTATCTAAAAAGATTCGTCCTCATCTTTGGTTGTCTTTGCATGATACAACTCCTAATGTGCAAGCAGATATACGGGCTGTTTACTGCCATAACCCTTCTCCTTTTCCGCCACTGACACTAAAAGATATATTTTTGGGAGGGTATAAGTTTATATTGTTTAAATTGTTCTATCGTTATTTATACGCAATTAATATTAAGAAAAATGATTTCGTGATATTGCAGCAGGATAGTTTAAGGGATAAATTTATTCAGTTAACCGGAGCCAAGAAAATAATTGTTGCCTATCCGAATATAAGATCTATAGAGAAGCCCGACCCTGTATTAATCAAAGGGAATGTTTTTTTATATCCTTCTTTCCCCAGAGTTTTTAAAAATTTTGAGGTTATCTGCAGAGCAGCCGCAGAATTATTGAAACAAAAGGTGGAGGATTTCCAGGTTATTTTCACCATTTCCGGCAGTGAGAATCGTTATGCTCGGCATATTTTTAATTCCTTTAAGCATGTAAGAAACATAAAATTTATCGGCCTTCAAACCCGGAAAAAAGTATTCGATCTTTATAATAGCGCTACATGCCTTATCTTTCCGTCATTGTTGGAAACCTGGGGATTGCCCATAACAGAGGCCAAGTTGTTCTCAAAACCCATTCTCTTGGCAGATTTAGAATACGCTCATGAAACTGTAGGAGCTTACGATAAGGTTAAATTTTTTAGTCCGGAAGATTATCTGCAATTGGCAGGTTTGATGAAAGCAGTAATAGATAAAACAATCGTTTTTGATAAAACGCAGGAACGCAAGATCTTGTCTTTATTCTCACGCGGCTGGAAGGAATTATTCCATATTTTGTTGTCAAGTAACCAAATTACCTGA